From one Sphingobacteriales bacterium genomic stretch:
- the icd gene encoding NADP-dependent isocitrate dehydrogenase produces MSAEKITMKDGHLHVPNEPIIPFIEGDGTGPDIWKASVRVLDAAVEKAYGGTRRIHWKEVLAGEKAYKQTGSWLPDETLSTITENLIAIKGPLTTPVGGGIRSLNVALRQLLDLYACVRPVRYFQGVPSNSKVPEKVDMIIFRENTEDIYAGIEWLQGTEECKKLLNFLQTEMNVGDKIRFPETSSLGIKPVSLDGSERLIRSAINYALAHNRKSVTLVHKGNIMKFTEGKFKEWGYKLAEREYGDKVFTWTQYDRILAEDGSEAANAAQKKAVAEGKLIIKDAIADNFLQQIILRPDEYDVVATLNLNGDYISDALAALVGGIGIAPGANINYLTGMAIFEATHGTAPKYANQDKVNPSSVILSGVMMLEFLGWIEAANMIVKGMEQAIAKKTVTYDFERLMEGATLLKCSEFGDAIIKNMA; encoded by the coding sequence ATGTCAGCAGAAAAAATTACGATGAAAGACGGGCACCTGCACGTGCCAAATGAACCGATTATTCCCTTTATCGAAGGAGACGGAACCGGACCGGATATCTGGAAAGCGTCCGTACGAGTGTTGGATGCCGCCGTGGAAAAGGCTTATGGCGGAACCAGAAGAATACACTGGAAAGAGGTGCTGGCAGGTGAAAAAGCCTATAAACAAACAGGCTCCTGGCTGCCGGATGAAACACTCAGCACTATCACTGAAAATTTAATCGCCATCAAAGGCCCACTCACCACTCCTGTCGGAGGTGGCATACGTTCCTTAAATGTGGCATTGCGGCAGTTGCTGGATTTATATGCCTGTGTACGTCCTGTACGTTACTTTCAGGGAGTTCCTTCCAATTCAAAAGTACCGGAAAAAGTGGATATGATTATTTTCCGCGAGAATACGGAAGATATATACGCCGGAATCGAATGGCTGCAGGGGACAGAGGAATGCAAGAAACTCCTGAACTTCCTGCAAACAGAAATGAATGTGGGAGACAAGATACGATTTCCGGAAACTTCTTCGTTGGGTATCAAGCCTGTTTCACTGGATGGCTCCGAGCGGTTGATTCGTTCCGCCATCAATTATGCGCTGGCACATAACCGCAAAAGCGTTACACTCGTTCATAAAGGAAACATCATGAAATTTACCGAAGGTAAATTTAAAGAATGGGGATATAAACTGGCGGAAAGGGAATACGGGGATAAGGTTTTCACCTGGACACAATATGACAGAATCTTAGCGGAAGACGGCTCAGAAGCAGCTAATGCCGCCCAGAAGAAAGCCGTGGCAGAAGGCAAATTAATCATCAAAGATGCCATCGCAGATAATTTCCTGCAGCAAATTATCCTGAGACCGGATGAATATGATGTGGTAGCAACACTCAACTTAAACGGAGACTATATTTCAGATGCTTTGGCAGCTTTAGTGGGCGGTATCGGAATCGCACCGGGTGCCAATATCAACTACCTGACCGGTATGGCTATTTTTGAAGCTACTCACGGCACAGCGCCGAAATATGCCAATCAGGATAAAGTGAATCCAAGTTCAGTTATCCTGAGCGGTGTGATGATGCTCGAATTTCTGGGATGGATCGAGGCGGCCAATATGATTGTCAAAGGCATGGAGCAGGCTATAGCCAAAAAAACGGTCACTTATGACTTTGAACGTTTGATGGAAGGAGCGACCTTACTCAAATGTTCCGAGTTCGGTGATGCCATTATCAAAAACATGGCGTAA
- a CDS encoding cation-translocating P-type ATPase: MPFSNFNIQGLSDEQVQEARKLHGENQLSQQEDTGFLHSIVSILKEPMIVLLLAAATIYFITGNLDDGIFMTLAIVLVAAISLYQESKSRNALKALRTLTQPKSKVIRNGILTDVSSSDIVLGDIIVVEEGTSVPADGIILQANDFEVNESILTGESLPVIKNEAAEDKNVYQGTWVSGGLAICEVTAIGNQTKLGKIGKILESIDEEETPLQQQINHFVRLMAFTGIFIFLIVWGINFFRSRDVLDSLLKALTLAMSILPEEIPVAFTTFMALGAWRLMKMGIIVKQTKTVETLGSATVICTDKTGTITENKMSLAKVFDWDSQKIISGDNLFSMESEAIIQYGMWASEPIPFDPMEVALHEAYTKLNGIDERPNYSMRHEYPLGGHPPMMTHIFENSAGQRIIAAKGAPEAIMQVAHLSEADKTIITQQVHALAAEGYRVLGVGVAEYAGNDFPERQQSIRFACKGLIAFYDPPKKNMESVLNAFYQAGIDVKIVTGDNAATTATIAGQIHFKGAEQTLNGQDLMDMPDETLKEKVKDIFIFSRMFPDAKLKIINALKANGEIVAMTGDGVNDGPALKAAHIGIAMGKKGSEIAKQASSLIVIDDDLGRMVDAIAMGRKIYVNLKKAIQYIISIHIPIILTVFIPLALNWKYPSIFTPVHIIFLELIMGPTCSIIYENEPIEKNLMFQKPRPFTTTFFNLRELTTSILQGLMITAGTIFIYLFAVQSGYSEPLTRTMVFTTLITANIFLTLVNRSFIYSVLTTATYKNNLIPVIITITILLTAALLLFPPFTSFFQFESIPLRETGISMAAGFISVIWYEGVKWAKRRKVTSAE; encoded by the coding sequence ATGCCTTTCTCCAATTTCAACATACAGGGATTATCTGATGAACAGGTACAGGAAGCGAGAAAGTTACACGGTGAAAATCAGTTAAGCCAGCAGGAAGATACGGGATTCCTCCACAGCATTGTCAGTATCCTGAAAGAGCCGATGATAGTATTGCTGCTGGCCGCCGCCACCATTTATTTCATTACCGGCAATTTGGATGACGGCATTTTCATGACCTTAGCCATTGTTCTGGTAGCCGCCATATCCCTATATCAGGAATCGAAGAGCAGAAATGCCTTAAAGGCTTTAAGGACTCTCACGCAACCGAAAAGCAAAGTGATTCGGAATGGCATATTAACGGATGTCAGCAGTAGTGATATTGTTTTAGGTGATATCATCGTCGTGGAAGAAGGCACTTCTGTTCCGGCAGACGGCATCATCCTGCAGGCAAATGATTTTGAAGTCAATGAATCCATTCTTACCGGCGAATCATTGCCTGTTATCAAAAACGAAGCTGCTGAAGACAAAAATGTCTACCAGGGTACCTGGGTATCCGGCGGCTTGGCTATTTGTGAGGTGACTGCCATCGGCAATCAGACAAAACTGGGGAAAATCGGAAAGATACTCGAAAGTATTGACGAAGAAGAAACGCCGCTGCAGCAGCAAATCAACCATTTCGTAAGGCTGATGGCGTTTACCGGCATCTTCATCTTTTTAATCGTGTGGGGCATTAATTTTTTCCGTTCACGGGATGTTCTGGACAGCCTGCTCAAAGCCCTGACGCTGGCAATGAGCATTTTACCGGAAGAGATTCCGGTCGCCTTTACCACCTTCATGGCACTGGGCGCCTGGCGGCTGATGAAGATGGGTATCATCGTCAAACAAACCAAAACGGTGGAAACCTTAGGCAGCGCCACCGTCATTTGCACGGATAAAACCGGCACCATTACAGAGAACAAAATGTCGCTAGCTAAAGTATTCGACTGGGACAGTCAAAAAATAATTTCCGGGGATAATTTGTTTTCTATGGAATCCGAAGCCATCATTCAATACGGCATGTGGGCGAGCGAGCCGATTCCATTTGATCCTATGGAAGTGGCGCTGCATGAAGCCTACACAAAACTAAACGGCATAGATGAACGGCCCAACTACAGCATGCGGCATGAATATCCGTTGGGCGGGCACCCGCCGATGATGACGCATATTTTTGAAAATTCCGCAGGACAGCGTATCATCGCGGCAAAAGGCGCACCGGAAGCCATCATGCAGGTCGCCCATTTGTCGGAAGCAGATAAAACCATCATCACTCAGCAGGTGCACGCCTTAGCAGCAGAAGGATACCGTGTACTGGGTGTCGGTGTTGCCGAATATGCCGGCAATGATTTTCCGGAAAGGCAACAATCCATCCGCTTTGCCTGTAAAGGTCTCATCGCCTTTTACGACCCTCCAAAAAAAAATATGGAATCGGTGCTGAATGCCTTTTACCAGGCAGGTATCGACGTGAAAATAGTCACCGGCGACAATGCCGCCACGACAGCCACCATTGCAGGACAGATTCATTTTAAAGGCGCCGAACAAACCTTAAACGGACAAGACCTGATGGACATGCCGGATGAGACGCTGAAAGAAAAAGTAAAAGATATCTTTATTTTCAGCCGGATGTTTCCGGATGCCAAATTAAAAATCATCAACGCACTAAAAGCCAACGGAGAAATTGTAGCGATGACGGGAGACGGCGTCAATGACGGCCCGGCGCTGAAAGCCGCGCACATTGGTATCGCCATGGGAAAGAAAGGCAGTGAGATAGCAAAGCAGGCGTCGTCCCTGATTGTTATAGATGATGATCTGGGCAGGATGGTGGATGCGATTGCCATGGGCAGAAAAATTTACGTCAACCTGAAAAAAGCGATCCAGTACATCATCTCGATCCACATTCCGATTATCCTGACGGTATTCATTCCGCTGGCACTCAACTGGAAATACCCCAGTATCTTCACACCGGTACACATCATTTTTCTGGAGCTCATCATGGGGCCTACCTGTTCCATCATCTATGAAAACGAGCCTATCGAAAAGAATCTGATGTTCCAGAAACCAAGGCCTTTTACGACCACGTTTTTCAACCTTCGGGAACTGACCACCAGCATACTTCAGGGATTGATGATAACAGCCGGAACCATTTTCATTTACCTGTTTGCCGTTCAGTCCGGTTACAGTGAACCGCTGACCAGAACCATGGTTTTCACGACACTCATCACTGCAAATATTTTTCTGACACTGGTGAACCGTTCCTTCATCTATTCGGTGCTGACGACAGCCACCTATAAAAACAACCTGATTCCGGTGATTATCACCATCACCATTCTGCTGACCGCTGCGTTGTTGCTCTTTCCGCCTTTCACAAGTTTCTTTCAGTTTGAAAGCATTCCGCTTCGGGAAACAGGCATAAGCATGGCAGCCGGATTTATTTCTGTCATCTGGTATGAAGGGGTAAAATGGGCAAAACGAAGAAAGGTAACTTCGGCTGAATAA
- the purS gene encoding phosphoribosylformylglycinamidine synthase subunit PurS encodes MQYTAEINVMPLKELLDPQGKAVEHGLHNLGFHTSNVRIGKHITLKIEADSKEDAVQKTEEACKKLLHNPVMEYFEYVVHE; translated from the coding sequence ATGCAATATACCGCCGAAATAAACGTCATGCCGCTGAAAGAATTGCTGGACCCGCAGGGAAAAGCGGTCGAGCACGGCCTTCACAATTTAGGATTCCACACCTCCAATGTGCGCATCGGAAAACACATCACGCTGAAAATTGAAGCGGATTCCAAAGAGGATGCGGTACAGAAAACAGAAGAGGCATGTAAAAAGTTGCTGCATAATCCGGTCATGGAGTATTTTGAATACGTGGTGCATGAATGA
- the acs gene encoding acetate--CoA ligase — protein sequence MLHKITSLEQYHEVYTKSVEKPEQFWNEIADSFQWHQKWEKVLNWNFKEPKVEWFINGKLNITENCLDRHLEKNADKPAIIWEANDPNEAGRTLTYKELHAEVCRFSNVLQNNGIQKGDRVCLYMPMVPELAVAVLACARVGAIHSVVFAGFSAQSLSDRINDSACKLLVTADGLYRGNKSVGLKVICDEALISTPSIQKVIVYKRTGETIQMQLGRDVWWHSEMQKAAPDFSAEVMDSEDHLFILYTSGSTGKPKGVVHSCAGYMVYTYYTFLNVFQYEEDDIFWCTADIGWITGHSYIVYGPLLNGATTVMFEGIPTYPDAGRFWATIDKLQITKFYTAPTAIRSLMASGLDFVKPYKLDTLKVIGSVGEPINEEAWFWYHDNIGKERCPIVDTWWQTETGGIMISPIAYVTPTKPTFATLPLPGVQPILVDSGGYELKENNVDGFLCMKFPWPGMIRTTFGDHERCRLAYFSTYDDLYFTGDGCRRDEDGYYRIIGRVDDVMNVSGHRLGTAEVENAINEHPNVIESAVVGYPHDIKGQGIYAFVIVDKQSIEAGIIDTDPAQPDGVEYDNSLHVLNQLAFENEVRKIVSKIISPIAKPDKIQIVSGLPKTRSGKIMRRILRKIAEGDTTNLGDITTLLDPSVVDEIINGARK from the coding sequence ATGCTGCATAAGATAACTTCTTTAGAACAATACCACGAAGTTTATACGAAAAGTGTCGAAAAGCCGGAACAATTCTGGAACGAAATTGCCGATTCCTTTCAGTGGCATCAGAAATGGGAAAAGGTGCTGAACTGGAATTTTAAAGAGCCGAAGGTAGAATGGTTTATCAACGGGAAATTGAACATTACAGAAAATTGTCTCGACAGGCATTTGGAAAAGAACGCCGATAAACCCGCCATCATCTGGGAAGCCAACGACCCGAATGAAGCAGGCAGAACGCTCACTTATAAAGAACTGCATGCCGAAGTATGCCGTTTTTCCAATGTATTGCAGAACAACGGCATCCAGAAAGGCGACCGTGTCTGTTTGTACATGCCGATGGTGCCGGAATTGGCGGTGGCCGTGCTGGCATGTGCGCGGGTCGGTGCCATCCATTCGGTGGTGTTTGCAGGATTTTCGGCACAGTCATTATCCGACCGCATCAACGATTCCGCCTGCAAACTGCTGGTGACGGCGGATGGATTATACCGTGGCAATAAATCCGTAGGATTGAAAGTGATTTGTGACGAAGCGCTGATAAGCACACCTTCCATCCAAAAAGTGATTGTGTACAAACGCACCGGCGAAACCATCCAAATGCAGTTGGGACGAGATGTATGGTGGCACAGCGAAATGCAGAAGGCGGCGCCGGATTTTTCCGCAGAAGTCATGGACAGCGAAGACCACCTGTTCATCCTGTATACGTCCGGCAGTACCGGAAAACCGAAAGGCGTGGTGCACAGTTGCGCCGGATACATGGTTTATACCTATTACACTTTTCTGAACGTATTTCAATACGAAGAAGATGATATTTTCTGGTGTACGGCGGACATCGGATGGATAACCGGCCATTCGTACATTGTGTACGGTCCGCTGTTGAACGGTGCTACTACCGTCATGTTTGAAGGTATTCCGACCTATCCCGATGCTGGACGTTTCTGGGCGACGATTGACAAACTCCAGATTACCAAATTTTATACCGCCCCTACGGCAATCCGTTCCCTGATGGCGAGTGGACTGGATTTCGTGAAACCATATAAACTGGACACTTTGAAGGTCATCGGTTCTGTCGGAGAGCCGATCAATGAAGAAGCCTGGTTCTGGTACCACGATAACATCGGTAAAGAACGCTGCCCGATTGTAGATACCTGGTGGCAGACGGAAACCGGCGGCATTATGATTTCGCCGATTGCATATGTCACACCGACCAAACCCACTTTTGCCACCCTTCCGCTTCCGGGCGTCCAGCCCATATTGGTGGACAGCGGCGGGTATGAATTGAAAGAAAATAATGTAGATGGATTTTTATGCATGAAGTTTCCGTGGCCGGGTATGATACGCACCACATTTGGCGACCATGAACGCTGCCGATTGGCTTATTTCTCCACGTACGATGATTTATATTTTACCGGCGATGGCTGCCGCCGCGATGAAGACGGCTATTACCGAATCATCGGCAGGGTGGATGATGTGATGAATGTGAGCGGGCACAGATTGGGAACGGCGGAAGTGGAGAATGCTATCAACGAGCATCCGAATGTGATAGAAAGCGCGGTGGTCGGCTATCCGCACGACATCAAAGGGCAGGGCATTTATGCATTTGTGATTGTAGATAAACAAAGCATTGAAGCCGGTATAATTGACACCGACCCGGCACAACCGGATGGCGTGGAGTATGACAACAGCCTGCATGTGCTCAATCAGCTGGCGTTTGAAAACGAAGTACGCAAAATAGTGAGCAAGATCATTTCACCGATAGCGAAACCCGATAAGATACAGATTGTTTCAGGATTGCCGAAAACCCGCAGCGGCAAAATCATGCGCCGTATTTTACGAAAAATAGCCGAAGGCGATACCACCAATCTGGGCGATATCACCACCCTGCTCGATCCGTCAGTTGTAGACGAAATCATAAATGGCGCCCGGAAATAG
- a CDS encoding GNAT family N-acetyltransferase encodes MTDKKQYFRICKEPRYSSKIPVFSQSYWLDLAAENWDVCLYKKEEKIIAALPYCWKGRLLTKRIYLPDSSFYQSILFFETVSEAEKQQIAVQLFGQIPKTVKSYFKFLPEYTSIDLSGLSYTKEAYYTYLLLPDEKTSLLSTNHKRNIRKGINNNYTIQPSNNTALSYSLLISTFSRQKIHSKINPEAFQPLVELTKEHQCGQLLNCLDDKKNVLASVFIVEDATTVYYLMGGYNHDFKNAGAMTYLLNHVIQQAINSKNL; translated from the coding sequence ATGACTGACAAGAAACAATATTTCCGCATCTGCAAGGAACCTAGATACAGTTCAAAAATTCCTGTCTTTTCCCAATCCTACTGGCTGGACCTGGCTGCAGAAAACTGGGATGTCTGTCTGTACAAAAAAGAGGAAAAAATTATCGCGGCATTGCCGTATTGCTGGAAAGGCAGACTGCTGACGAAACGGATTTATTTACCGGACAGCAGTTTTTATCAGTCGATCCTTTTCTTTGAAACTGTAAGCGAAGCTGAAAAGCAGCAGATTGCCGTACAACTTTTTGGACAAATTCCCAAAACCGTCAAATCGTATTTCAAGTTTTTGCCGGAGTACACATCCATAGACCTCAGCGGATTGTCTTATACCAAAGAAGCCTACTACACCTACCTTCTGCTACCGGATGAGAAGACATCCCTTCTTTCCACCAACCATAAACGCAACATTCGGAAAGGTATCAATAACAACTATACGATTCAGCCCAGCAACAATACCGCCCTATCTTATTCGCTGCTGATATCTACCTTTAGCAGGCAGAAGATTCATTCAAAAATAAATCCCGAAGCTTTTCAGCCACTAGTCGAACTGACAAAAGAGCATCAATGCGGACAGCTTTTAAATTGCCTGGATGATAAGAAAAATGTGCTGGCTTCGGTTTTCATCGTGGAAGATGCCACCACCGTTTATTATCTCATGGGTGGCTACAATCATGATTTCAAAAACGCCGGTGCCATGACCTATTTATTGAATCATGTCATTCAGCAGGCAATCAATTCGAAAAACCTTTAA
- a CDS encoding glycosyltransferase: MSEKFSFLIISFNRAEDTIDAVRNVLGLDDVNGWEKEIIVLNNGSTQDYSVFEEYLKQLSPKQRELIKYIYHPKNLGVAGGRNLCIREASGKYLLFMDDDAEIVQQNVIQLVLDKFVRYMDQKLAIIGFLGKIPATGNEEMPLKNPHLIEGKNEIFYNLFFGYGHVFPKSLIEETGYYQEDFFYGMEEYDLSYATVKAGYSILFTKDILVLHKINPNGREPGKTTFLRMFHNKLVVVYKHLPMLYVITHFILWSLFFLVKSKFDFAMYLRTLPGLRHRLKYAPRKIMDAAGMDYLRKVGARLWY; this comes from the coding sequence ATGAGTGAGAAATTTTCTTTTCTGATCATTAGCTTTAATCGTGCGGAAGATACCATTGACGCCGTAAGAAATGTATTGGGGCTCGATGATGTGAACGGATGGGAAAAGGAGATTATCGTTTTGAATAACGGTTCAACACAGGATTACAGCGTTTTTGAAGAATACCTGAAGCAGCTTTCGCCCAAACAGAGAGAATTGATTAAATACATCTACCATCCGAAAAATCTGGGAGTGGCAGGCGGACGTAATTTATGTATCCGGGAGGCTTCGGGGAAGTATTTGTTGTTTATGGACGACGATGCGGAGATAGTGCAGCAGAATGTCATACAGCTGGTGTTGGATAAGTTTGTCCGATATATGGATCAGAAGTTGGCCATTATTGGTTTCCTGGGCAAAATTCCAGCTACCGGAAACGAAGAGATGCCGCTGAAGAACCCACATCTGATAGAAGGGAAAAACGAAATTTTCTACAACCTGTTTTTTGGGTACGGGCATGTATTTCCCAAATCATTGATTGAAGAAACCGGTTATTATCAGGAAGATTTCTTTTACGGTATGGAAGAGTACGATTTGTCGTATGCAACCGTAAAGGCGGGTTATTCTATCCTGTTCACCAAAGATATCCTGGTGCTGCATAAGATTAATCCGAACGGCAGGGAACCCGGAAAGACAACCTTTCTGCGTATGTTTCATAATAAGCTGGTGGTGGTGTACAAGCACTTACCTATGTTGTATGTGATTACCCATTTTATTCTATGGAGTTTATTCTTTCTGGTAAAATCCAAATTTGATTTTGCGATGTACCTTCGTACCTTGCCGGGTTTACGGCATCGGTTGAAGTATGCACCCCGTAAAATTATGGATGCAGCCGGTATGGATTACCTCCGAAAAGTGGGAGCCAGGCTGTGGTATTGA
- a CDS encoding alpha-1,2-fucosyltransferase: MIRVALNGGLGNQLFQYAAAKSLAVKHNTSLGLDVIPLYSKLQFSSVATYRKLELDVFCIEAQKNEMPFRNKYLYPLSKTHFFLNRLYNSWKFTYFKEKDFAFDPSVLELPDNTYLDGHFQSEKYFKPIEGIIRNECRFKQPLGGKNSEWENIIANSASVSVHIRRGDYISLQKNLQKHGATSIEYYQKAVDLMAAKINQPVFFIFTDDVPWVRSHFKLNFPFHIIDNNTTTESSHSDMHLMSLCRHHIICNSTFSWWGAWLNNKADKIVMAPQMWFADPSINSKDIYPSDWIKL, encoded by the coding sequence ATGATACGGGTAGCATTAAACGGAGGATTGGGGAATCAGCTATTTCAATATGCTGCGGCTAAATCATTGGCAGTTAAGCATAATACATCTTTAGGGTTGGATGTGATACCGTTATACAGTAAACTGCAGTTTTCCTCTGTAGCGACTTACCGCAAACTCGAACTGGATGTGTTTTGTATTGAAGCACAAAAGAATGAAATGCCTTTCCGGAATAAATATTTATACCCTTTATCAAAGACGCATTTTTTTCTGAATCGACTGTACAATAGCTGGAAGTTTACTTATTTTAAGGAAAAAGATTTCGCGTTTGACCCTTCTGTTCTGGAATTACCTGACAATACCTATTTAGACGGGCATTTTCAGTCTGAAAAATATTTTAAACCTATTGAAGGAATTATCCGGAATGAATGCCGGTTTAAACAGCCATTAGGCGGCAAAAACAGTGAATGGGAAAACATCATTGCCAATAGCGCTTCAGTTTCTGTACACATTCGGAGAGGAGATTACATTTCGCTGCAAAAAAACCTGCAGAAGCATGGTGCCACGTCTATAGAATATTACCAGAAAGCGGTGGACCTCATGGCTGCAAAAATAAATCAGCCTGTTTTTTTTATTTTTACGGATGATGTGCCCTGGGTGAGGTCACATTTTAAGCTGAATTTCCCATTTCATATAATTGACAACAATACCACTACTGAATCGAGTCATTCAGATATGCACCTGATGTCGCTTTGCAGGCACCATATTATCTGCAACAGTACGTTCAGCTGGTGGGGAGCGTGGCTGAATAACAAAGCGGATAAGATTGTGATGGCACCGCAAATGTGGTTTGCAGACCCTTCCATCAATTCAAAAGATATCTACCCATCCGATTGGATAAAATTGTAA
- a CDS encoding glycosyltransferase family 2 protein codes for MDLSVIIVNYKSPELILECLKSVYAETKEISFEIIIVDNDSQDSSRQQIEEKYPDVQWIQMAYNSGFSRANNTGMKRAAGKYVLLLNSDTIILDGTLDKVIEQMSSETDVAAASVQLLNADNSFQNAGNYFVIGGLNILLTLPVLNSVFRQAGTVMKVKKPSIQSSDKTNYVDWISGAFMLVKKDAMDKAGMLDEDFFLFSEEIEWCSRLRKVGKIAVYINLRVIHLEGGTTKKLQVQKTHNYFEYWTPKGKQLLLSHLLRIRKQYSVVWFLINYVFFVLEIPVLFIAGLFSGKYSLRRAKIYAVNVFSLLAFFPKIIFRKPFFYKVM; via the coding sequence TTGGATCTGTCTGTTATCATAGTAAATTACAAATCGCCGGAACTCATCCTGGAATGCCTGAAATCTGTTTATGCGGAGACAAAAGAGATTTCCTTTGAGATTATCATTGTCGACAACGATTCGCAGGATAGCAGCAGGCAGCAGATAGAAGAAAAGTATCCCGACGTTCAATGGATTCAGATGGCGTATAATTCAGGATTCTCCCGTGCCAATAATACGGGAATGAAGCGTGCTGCCGGAAAATACGTATTGTTACTCAACAGCGATACGATTATACTGGATGGCACCCTCGATAAAGTCATAGAACAGATGTCTTCAGAAACCGACGTAGCGGCAGCGTCCGTTCAGCTGCTGAATGCAGATAACAGCTTTCAGAATGCCGGCAATTATTTTGTAATAGGAGGGTTGAATATATTGCTGACTCTTCCCGTATTGAATTCGGTTTTCAGGCAGGCAGGCACTGTTATGAAGGTGAAAAAACCAAGCATTCAGTCATCCGATAAGACGAACTACGTGGATTGGATCAGCGGTGCATTTATGCTGGTAAAGAAGGATGCTATGGATAAAGCGGGAATGCTGGATGAAGATTTTTTCCTTTTTTCCGAAGAAATTGAATGGTGCAGCAGATTGCGAAAAGTCGGGAAAATTGCCGTTTACATCAACCTGAGAGTGATACACCTCGAGGGTGGGACAACCAAAAAACTGCAGGTGCAAAAAACGCACAATTATTTTGAGTACTGGACACCCAAAGGGAAACAGCTCTTGTTATCCCATCTGCTTCGGATCCGGAAACAATATTCGGTAGTATGGTTCCTGATTAATTATGTTTTCTTCGTTCTGGAAATTCCGGTGCTTTTTATTGCGGGTTTGTTTTCCGGGAAATATTCATTGCGCCGTGCAAAGATATATGCGGTTAATGTTTTTTCCTTACTGGCGTTCTTTCCGAAAATTATTTTCCGTAAACCATTTTTTTATAAGGTAATGTAA
- a CDS encoding GDP-mannose 4,6-dehydratase translates to MKAIIFGANGQDGYYLKLFLESNQVEVTGVSRTGDYLRTNIAGYQEVAELITRHKPDYIFHLAANSTTRHEALFENHETISSGTLNILEAVKNFAPATRVFISGSGLQFVNQDKPIKETDPFEARDPYSVSRIQSVYAARYYRRLGIKTYVGYFFNHDSPRRSERHMAKKIAEAAKRIAAGSKEKLEIGDSSVVKEWTFAGDVVKGIYALVSQDTVFEANIGSGAGYSIQEWLEVCFRKIGKDWKDYVILKNDFTPEYKQLVSDSSLIFSLGWKPEVTFEQLADRMLND, encoded by the coding sequence ATGAAGGCAATCATATTTGGAGCAAACGGGCAGGACGGATACTATCTGAAACTATTTTTAGAGAGTAATCAGGTAGAAGTGACGGGCGTCTCCAGAACAGGGGATTACCTTCGAACAAATATTGCCGGTTATCAGGAAGTTGCCGAACTGATTACGCGGCATAAACCGGATTACATCTTTCACCTGGCCGCTAATTCGACAACACGTCATGAAGCATTGTTCGAAAATCATGAGACCATCTCCTCCGGTACACTCAATATTCTGGAAGCCGTTAAAAATTTCGCCCCTGCAACCAGGGTGTTTATTTCCGGAAGTGGTCTGCAGTTTGTGAATCAGGATAAACCGATTAAAGAAACGGATCCATTTGAAGCGAGAGACCCTTACTCGGTCAGCAGGATTCAATCTGTCTATGCTGCCAGATATTACAGGCGACTGGGAATAAAAACATATGTCGGTTATTTCTTCAATCACGACAGCCCCAGGCGTTCGGAAAGACACATGGCAAAAAAAATTGCAGAAGCGGCAAAGCGCATCGCAGCCGGGAGTAAGGAGAAGCTGGAAATTGGCGATAGCAGCGTAGTAAAAGAATGGACATTCGCCGGCGATGTAGTAAAAGGTATTTATGCACTGGTTAGTCAGGATACTGTGTTTGAAGCAAATATTGGATCCGGTGCGGGATATTCCATTCAGGAGTGGCTGGAAGTATGTTTCCGTAAAATCGGAAAAGACTGGAAGGATTATGTTATTTTGAAAAACGATTTCACACCCGAATATAAACAGCTTGTGTCCGATTCCTCGCTTATTTTTTCATTGGGATGGAAGCCGGAAGTCACTTTTGAACAGCTGGCTGACAGGATGTTAAATGACTGA